The Saccharopolyspora gloriosae genome has a segment encoding these proteins:
- a CDS encoding BTAD domain-containing putative transcriptional regulator — protein sequence MRVAMLGPFRLCAADGRTVEVGGPRVRTLLARLALDAGHAVPAETLIDDLWGAHQPGGALNALQSLVSRARRVTEIAQSGSAGYSLVLGRDEVDVHRFDRLVAAGRERSRADDLAAAATTLREALALWRGAALVDFTDSPFAPPHIARLDETRLAALEDRIDADLRLGGHEELIAELDGLCARHPLRERLTALRLRALHAAGRRADALAAYEEHRAGLAEQLGVDPAPELSALHTTLLRGDPRPAPVTNPSRSASQHTGLPARLSSFVGRESEIAQVADVLARSRLVTLFGPGGAGKTRLATESAAAITDRRVWFVELAPVRDGSDLAAAALAALGIRETRVLEAPHTHGTARLADVLGGEPAVLVLDNCEHLIDAAAGFVHELLGRCPELRVLATSREPLALTGEQLLPVGPLALPGEDTDPAESAAVRLFTDRARSASPGFALTERTAAHVVEVCRRLDGIPLAIELAAARLRSMSLPQIADRLDDRFRLLTGGNRTSMPRHRTLRAVVEWSWDLLTGPERLLAGRMAVFTGAVRAESITAVCGDAQLPAEDVFYVLSSLVEKSLVAVVESEQGTRYRMLETVRAYCRQRSETEPERVRAAHLAHFLAFAEEAEPGLYGRHQIDWMDRLDADHDNLLAALHWSIESGDADSGLRLGAALAWYWSMSSLDRDVEARFAAVAALPGPASPQARSVVELGSAVAGAGIAGSSGSAPPQRPPATPTR from the coding sequence GTGCGAGTGGCGATGTTGGGGCCGTTCCGGCTTTGTGCGGCCGACGGCCGCACGGTCGAGGTCGGCGGCCCGCGCGTCCGCACCCTGCTCGCCCGGCTCGCGCTGGACGCGGGGCACGCCGTGCCCGCCGAAACCCTGATCGACGACCTGTGGGGAGCGCACCAGCCCGGCGGTGCGCTCAACGCGCTGCAATCCCTCGTCTCCCGAGCCAGGCGGGTCACCGAAATCGCGCAGTCCGGGAGCGCCGGGTACTCGCTGGTGCTCGGCCGCGACGAGGTCGACGTGCACCGCTTCGATCGCCTGGTGGCCGCGGGCCGGGAGCGGTCGCGCGCCGACGACCTCGCGGCGGCCGCCACGACGCTGCGCGAAGCACTCGCGCTGTGGCGAGGTGCCGCGCTGGTCGACTTCACCGACTCGCCGTTCGCACCGCCGCACATCGCGCGACTCGACGAGACCCGGCTGGCCGCACTGGAAGATCGCATCGACGCGGACCTGCGACTCGGCGGGCACGAGGAGCTGATCGCCGAACTGGACGGCCTCTGCGCCCGCCACCCGCTGCGCGAACGACTCACCGCGCTGCGACTGCGCGCCCTGCACGCCGCAGGCCGCCGGGCCGATGCGCTCGCCGCGTACGAAGAGCACCGCGCCGGACTCGCCGAGCAACTGGGCGTCGACCCGGCCCCCGAGCTGAGCGCACTGCACACGACGCTGCTGCGCGGCGACCCGAGACCCGCCCCCGTGACGAACCCGTCCCGCTCCGCGTCGCAGCACACCGGGCTGCCCGCGCGGCTGAGCAGTTTCGTCGGCCGCGAAAGTGAAATCGCGCAGGTCGCCGACGTCCTCGCCCGCTCCCGCCTGGTGACCCTGTTCGGTCCCGGCGGCGCGGGCAAGACCCGCCTCGCCACCGAGAGCGCCGCCGCCATCACCGACCGCCGGGTGTGGTTCGTCGAGCTCGCCCCGGTGCGCGACGGCAGCGACCTCGCCGCGGCCGCGCTCGCCGCGCTCGGCATCCGCGAAACCCGGGTGCTGGAGGCACCGCACACCCACGGCACCGCGCGCCTCGCCGACGTGCTGGGCGGCGAACCGGCCGTGCTCGTCCTGGACAACTGCGAGCACCTGATCGACGCCGCCGCCGGATTCGTGCACGAGCTGCTCGGTAGGTGCCCCGAACTGCGAGTGCTGGCGACCAGCAGGGAACCGCTCGCGCTCACCGGTGAGCAACTGCTTCCGGTCGGCCCGCTGGCGCTGCCCGGCGAGGACACCGACCCCGCCGAATCCGCCGCCGTCCGGTTGTTCACCGACCGGGCGCGCTCCGCCAGCCCCGGTTTCGCACTCACCGAACGCACCGCGGCCCACGTGGTCGAGGTGTGCCGCAGGCTGGACGGCATCCCGCTCGCCATCGAACTCGCCGCCGCCAGGCTGCGATCGATGAGCCTGCCGCAGATCGCCGACCGCCTCGACGACCGATTCCGGCTGCTCACCGGCGGAAATCGCACGTCGATGCCGCGGCACCGCACGCTGCGGGCCGTCGTGGAGTGGAGCTGGGACCTGCTGACCGGACCGGAACGGCTGCTCGCCGGGCGGATGGCGGTGTTCACCGGCGCGGTTCGCGCCGAATCGATCACCGCGGTCTGCGGTGACGCGCAGCTGCCCGCCGAGGACGTGTTCTACGTGCTCTCGTCGCTGGTGGAGAAATCACTGGTGGCGGTCGTCGAATCCGAGCAGGGCACGCGCTACCGGATGCTGGAGACGGTGCGCGCCTACTGCAGGCAGCGCTCCGAGACCGAGCCGGAACGAGTGCGTGCCGCGCACCTCGCGCACTTCCTCGCGTTCGCCGAGGAAGCCGAACCGGGGCTCTACGGGCGCCACCAGATCGACTGGATGGATCGGCTCGACGCCGACCACGACAACTTGCTGGCCGCGCTGCACTGGTCGATCGAATCAGGCGATGCCGACAGCGGTCTGCGGCTCGGCGCGGCACTGGCCTGGTACTGGTCGATGTCCTCGCTCGATCGTGACGTCGAAGCGAGGTTCGCGGCCGTCGCGGCACTGCCCGGACCCGCATCGCCGCAGGCCAGGTCGGTCGTTGAATTGGGCAGCGCGGTCGCCGGTGCGGGGATCGCTGGTTCGAGCGGGTCCGCGCCGCCGCAGCGGCCGCCCGCGACACCGACGCGCTGA
- a CDS encoding ABC transporter permease has translation MTSTIERSAEAEVAPSQHERIGPLRTVRHGLTLAGRSVLKIRKSPEALLDVTLQPILFLVMFVYLFGGAIAQDTGAYLQQTLPGVMAMNMIFGSLGTGMQLNTDINKGVFDRFRSLPIARSAPLIGAVFGDIVRYIVSVAVLLLVATLMGFRVETGPVQAFAAFLIALAFALSMCWITVFLGMLIRSQQALPGVAMSFMFPLTMGSNVFVPTETMPGWLQAWVQINPVTQLADTARGLMIGGPVAGPLTATVIWMVVLTAVFFPLAMWAYRRRV, from the coding sequence ATGACCAGCACCATCGAACGCTCCGCGGAGGCCGAAGTGGCCCCGTCGCAGCACGAGCGCATCGGGCCGCTGCGCACCGTGCGGCACGGCCTGACGCTGGCCGGGCGCAGCGTGCTCAAGATCCGCAAGTCACCGGAGGCGCTGCTCGACGTCACGTTGCAGCCGATCCTGTTCCTGGTGATGTTCGTGTACCTGTTCGGCGGCGCGATCGCCCAGGACACCGGCGCCTACCTGCAGCAGACGTTGCCGGGCGTGATGGCCATGAACATGATCTTCGGCAGCCTCGGTACCGGGATGCAGCTCAACACCGACATCAACAAGGGCGTGTTCGACCGCTTCCGCAGCCTGCCGATCGCCCGGTCGGCACCGCTGATCGGCGCCGTGTTCGGCGACATCGTGCGCTACATCGTGTCCGTGGCGGTGCTGCTGCTGGTCGCGACGCTGATGGGATTCCGCGTCGAGACCGGGCCGGTGCAGGCGTTCGCCGCGTTCCTGATCGCGCTGGCCTTCGCGCTGTCGATGTGCTGGATCACGGTGTTCCTCGGGATGCTGATCCGCAGCCAGCAGGCGCTTCCCGGCGTGGCGATGTCGTTCATGTTCCCGCTGACGATGGGCAGCAACGTGTTCGTGCCGACCGAGACGATGCCAGGCTGGTTGCAGGCGTGGGTGCAGATCAACCCGGTCACGCAGCTCGCGGACACCGCACGCGGCCTGATGATCGGCGGCCCGGTCGCCGGCCCGCTGACGGCAACGGTGATCTGGATGGTGGTGCTGACCGCCGTCTTCTTCCCCCTCGCCATGTGGGCCTACCGCCGACGGGTCTGA
- a CDS encoding ATP-binding cassette domain-containing protein encodes MSYAIQAEGLVKRFGATTALGGIDLAAPTGSILGVLGPNGAGKTTAVRILATLLRPDEGRATIAGRDLHRESVAVRSRIGLTGQYASVDEELTGVENLVLIGKLLELSRRDARARAAVLLERFGLTDAGGRAIKTYSGGMRRRLDLAASLVGRPEVLYLDEPTTGLDPRSRNQVWDMVNALTDEGVTVLLTTQYLEEADQLADKISVIDHGRVVAEGRADELKRRTGKQTLQVRPSGAEDVPEVRRIVAELTGAQPATHDEGGLLTAPVDDPVLLSTLVRRLDDAGITADELALRLPSLDEVFLALTGKSAAEEGTAA; translated from the coding sequence ATGTCCTACGCGATCCAGGCGGAAGGCCTGGTGAAACGCTTCGGCGCGACGACCGCGCTGGGCGGTATCGACTTGGCCGCACCCACCGGCTCGATCCTCGGGGTGCTCGGGCCGAACGGCGCGGGCAAGACGACCGCGGTGCGCATCCTGGCCACGCTGCTGCGGCCCGACGAGGGGCGTGCCACGATCGCCGGTCGCGATCTGCACCGCGAGTCGGTGGCGGTGCGCAGCCGAATCGGACTCACCGGGCAGTACGCCTCGGTGGACGAGGAGCTCACCGGTGTGGAGAACCTGGTGCTCATCGGCAAGTTGCTGGAGCTGTCCCGGCGGGACGCGCGGGCGCGGGCGGCGGTGCTGCTGGAAAGGTTCGGCCTCACCGACGCAGGTGGCCGGGCGATCAAAACGTACTCCGGCGGCATGCGCAGGCGGCTGGACCTCGCGGCGAGCCTCGTCGGCAGGCCGGAGGTGCTGTACCTGGACGAGCCGACGACCGGTTTGGACCCGCGCAGCCGCAACCAGGTGTGGGACATGGTCAACGCGCTCACCGACGAGGGCGTCACGGTGCTGCTGACCACCCAGTACCTGGAGGAGGCCGACCAGCTCGCGGACAAGATCAGCGTCATCGATCACGGCCGCGTCGTCGCCGAAGGCCGGGCCGACGAGCTCAAACGCCGCACCGGCAAGCAGACCCTGCAGGTGCGCCCCAGCGGCGCGGAGGACGTGCCGGAGGTGCGGCGCATCGTCGCCGAGCTCACCGGCGCCCAGCCCGCCACGCACGACGAGGGCGGCTTGCTCACCGCGCCGGTGGACGACCCGGTGCTGCTGTCGACCCTGGTGCGCAGGCTCGACGACGCCGGGATCACCGCCGACGAACTGGCTTTGCGGCTGCCCAGCCTGGACGAGGTGTTCCTCGCGCTCACCGGGAAGTCCGCCGCGGAAGAGGGGACCGCAGCATGA
- a CDS encoding endonuclease/exonuclease/phosphatase family protein, whose protein sequence is MDTAVAEPESESPLPRRKSGFVTALLVLAMLGTAGWAAPALLGFDTANRYTIALAATLQYAVPVGSVLTVLGLVLRRWLTTLIVGLLTVVLAILVLPRAIPDSPTPVQGSPLRVLSVNLFFGRAEPEHVVDLVRDGRIDVLSLQELTPEAVAELDRAGLAELLPHRVLHSGPQADGTGIASRYPLRELPLVPPTSLAQPSALIDLPGRRDVEFVAVHPIYPVGADTAGDWLRELTALPRPPGERETPRILAGDFNATLDHSPLRALLGSGYADAAEVTGAGLTPTWGAGWMPRATIDHLLTSEGLVTQEYSVLDVPGTDHRAISGHIVIPD, encoded by the coding sequence ATGGACACGGCCGTGGCCGAGCCCGAATCCGAATCCCCGCTTCCTCGGCGCAAGAGCGGCTTCGTCACCGCGCTGCTCGTGCTGGCCATGCTCGGAACGGCAGGATGGGCCGCGCCCGCGTTGTTGGGTTTCGACACGGCGAACCGCTACACGATCGCGTTGGCCGCGACCCTGCAGTACGCCGTGCCCGTCGGGTCGGTGCTGACCGTGCTGGGCCTGGTGCTGCGGCGGTGGCTGACCACGCTCATCGTCGGCCTGCTGACGGTGGTGCTGGCGATTCTGGTCCTCCCCAGGGCGATCCCGGACTCGCCGACTCCGGTGCAAGGTTCGCCGCTGCGGGTGCTGTCGGTCAATTTGTTTTTCGGGCGGGCGGAGCCGGAACATGTCGTGGACCTGGTGCGCGACGGGCGGATCGACGTGCTGAGCCTCCAGGAACTCACCCCGGAGGCCGTCGCCGAACTGGACCGGGCGGGTCTCGCGGAGCTGCTGCCGCACCGGGTGCTGCACAGCGGCCCGCAAGCGGACGGGACCGGGATCGCCTCGCGGTACCCGCTGCGAGAACTCCCGCTGGTGCCGCCGACGTCACTGGCCCAGCCGTCCGCGCTGATCGACCTGCCGGGGCGGCGGGACGTGGAGTTCGTCGCGGTGCACCCGATCTACCCGGTGGGCGCGGACACGGCGGGCGACTGGCTCCGCGAGCTCACCGCGCTGCCGCGGCCGCCGGGGGAGCGCGAGACGCCGCGGATCCTGGCGGGGGACTTCAACGCGACGCTCGACCATTCGCCGCTGCGCGCGCTGCTGGGCAGCGGCTACGCCGACGCCGCCGAGGTCACCGGCGCCGGGCTCACCCCCACCTGGGGGGCGGGGTGGATGCCGCGCGCCACCATCGATCACCTGCTGACCAGCGAAGGACTGGTGACGCAGGAGTACTCGGTGCTGGACGTCCCCGGCACGGACCACCGGGCGATCAGCGGCCACATCGTCATCCCGGATTGA
- a CDS encoding Sir2 family NAD-dependent protein deacetylase translates to MGSEVADAAKLIAEAEALLVCAGAGMGVDSGLPDFRGDTGFWRAYPPYERLGLRFAEVADPVHFADDPELAWGFYGHRLGLYRETVPHEGFEVLRRWAQRMPLGARVFTSNVDGQFQVAGFAPEHVAECHGSIHHLQCLKPCTDEVWPADDLSVPVEVETMRARPPLPACRNCGGTARPNILMFGDWSWVPAHAQPRLDELQAWRRSLRAARLVVVELGAGTAVPTVRRHAELSSAASGALIRINPREPEVRHGRGISLPERSLPALQAIDAELQRVAS, encoded by the coding sequence GTGGGTTCGGAAGTCGCCGACGCCGCGAAACTGATCGCGGAAGCGGAGGCGCTGCTGGTGTGCGCGGGAGCCGGGATGGGCGTCGATTCCGGCCTTCCCGACTTCCGCGGCGACACCGGGTTCTGGCGGGCCTACCCGCCTTACGAGCGGCTCGGGCTCCGCTTCGCGGAGGTCGCCGACCCGGTGCACTTCGCGGACGATCCCGAGCTGGCCTGGGGTTTCTACGGGCACCGGCTCGGGTTGTACCGGGAGACGGTGCCGCACGAGGGCTTCGAGGTGCTGCGCCGCTGGGCGCAGCGGATGCCGCTCGGAGCGCGGGTGTTCACCTCGAACGTCGATGGGCAGTTCCAGGTCGCGGGGTTCGCCCCGGAGCACGTCGCCGAGTGCCACGGCAGCATCCACCACCTGCAATGCCTGAAGCCCTGCACCGACGAGGTGTGGCCCGCGGACGATCTCTCGGTTCCGGTGGAGGTCGAAACGATGCGCGCGCGGCCACCGCTGCCCGCTTGCCGGAACTGCGGCGGGACGGCGCGGCCGAACATCCTGATGTTCGGCGATTGGAGCTGGGTTCCCGCGCACGCGCAGCCGCGGCTGGACGAGCTCCAGGCGTGGCGCCGGTCGCTGCGGGCGGCTCGGCTGGTGGTGGTGGAGCTCGGTGCGGGGACCGCGGTACCGACGGTGCGCAGGCACGCGGAGCTGTCCTCGGCCGCTTCCGGCGCGCTGATCCGCATCAACCCGCGCGAACCGGAAGTCCGCCACGGCCGCGGCATCTCCCTCCCGGAACGTTCCCTGCCCGCGCTCCAGGCCATCGACGCGGAGCTCCAACGAGTCGCTTCGTGA
- a CDS encoding antibiotic biosynthesis monooxygenase, translated as MAVVKINAIEVPEGSGPELEKRFAGRHGSVEDSPGFLGFELLRPVQGDNRYFVYTKWESEEDFQNWAQGPAKAAHAGEHKNTVATGSNLLEFEVVQEKHKDA; from the coding sequence ATGGCTGTTGTGAAGATCAATGCGATCGAGGTTCCCGAAGGCTCCGGCCCCGAGCTGGAGAAGCGGTTCGCCGGTCGGCACGGCTCGGTCGAGGATTCCCCCGGTTTCCTCGGTTTCGAGCTGCTGCGGCCCGTCCAGGGCGACAACCGGTACTTCGTCTACACGAAGTGGGAGTCCGAGGAGGACTTCCAGAACTGGGCGCAGGGTCCGGCGAAGGCCGCGCACGCAGGTGAGCACAAGAACACGGTCGCCACCGGCTCGAACCTGCTGGAGTTCGAGGTCGTGCAGGAGAAGCACAAGGACGCGTGA